A single region of the Ziziphus jujuba cultivar Dongzao chromosome 10, ASM3175591v1 genome encodes:
- the LOC107411087 gene encoding mitochondrial import inner membrane translocase subunit Tim9: MDKSMLGDLDSLPEADKIRMSAMIDQLQIRDSLRMYNSLVERCFDDCVDTFKHKSLQKQEETCVRRCAEKFLKHSMRVGMRFAELNQGAATQD; the protein is encoded by the exons ATGGACAAAAGCATGCTAGGGGATCTGGACTCTCTTCCAGAAGCAGATAAGATCAGAATGTCAGCCATGATCGACCAGCTCCAGATCCGCGACAG CTTAAGGATGTATAATTCGCTTGTTGAGAGATGCTTCGACGACTGTGTGGACACTTTCAAACACAAGTCTCTGCAAAAACAAGAGGAGACCTGTGTCCGGCGATGTGCTGAGAAGTTCCTAAAGCATTCCATGCGAGTAGGGATGAGATTTGCTGAGCTCAACCAAGGAGCAGCCACTCAAGATTGA